The genomic DNA AGGACGTCGTCATCGGAGAGGGCGCGGCCCGGTGTCGAAACAGCGTCGACGTCGTACTCGAAGGGGAGACCTACACCGGAGAGGTGACGGAGTATTCGGTCTCGGTATCCGGGTACGACAACGAGATTCAGGTCGTCAAGCCCGGCAAGCCGGACGATGTCGGGGACAACAACGAGACGAAGATCGGCTTCGATCCGGACGCGGCCAAGTTCTTCGAGGAGATGAGCGTTACCGGACAACTGCAGGTCAGAGACCTATTAGAGGCAGAACAATGAGTGACACGAACGATCCGTTGACCCGATCCGAGCAGCCGGGAGAGTCCGGATCCAGCAGGCCGATGCTGGAGGTGTCCGGACTCACCAAGATATACCCCGACGGAACGCTCGCCGTCGACGATATCGACTTCACGGTCGAGGCGGGTGATTTCTGCGTGATCATCGGCCCGAGCGGGTGCGGTAAATCGACGACGCTTCACTCGCTCGTCGGGAACCTCGACGTGACTGCCGGGGCAGTCAGCCTCGACGGCGTGGAGATCACCGATCAGCCGACCCACAACAGAGACATCGGTCTCGTCTTCCAGGACTTCCAGCTCTTCCCGCATCTCTCCGTGTCGGAGAACGTCGAGTACGGACTGAGTCAACTGGGGATCGACGACCGGGAGAAACGGCGGCGGACGGAGCGCCTCCTGAAGATGATGCAGTTGGAGGGTCTCGCAGACCGCGAGCCGGAGGAACTCTCCGCCGGACAAAAACAGCGGGTAGCGCTCGCACGGAGCCTCGTCCTCGAACCGAAACTACTCCTCTTGGACGAACCGCTGGGGGACATGGATTATAAGCTCCAAAAGCGGATGGAGCGTGAACTACTCCGCGTCCACAGGGAGTTCGACACCACGTTCGTGTACGTCACCCACGACCAGACGCAGGCGATGAGACTCGCCGATCAGATCATCGTGATGAACGACGGACAGGTCGAACAGTCCGGGTCGGTCGCGGAGATCTACAACTCGCCGAACACCGCCTTCGTCTCGGCGTTCGTGGGAGATTCGAACACGTTTACTGGGACACTCGAGGAGGAACACCTCGATGGCAGCGTAACGATCGGTACCGCCCTCGGCTCGTTCGAGGCCTCGCCCGATAACCTCCACTCTCCGGTCGGCGGGCTGCTCGGATCCGAAATGTCGTTCTCTGTTCGGCCCCAGCATATGAGCCTGTCCGGAGAATACGCGAACACCCTCGACTGCCGGGTGAAAGACGTCCTGTGGAATCCCGGATCCAGTACGCAGGTGTTGTTGGAAGTGCAAGCGGAGGGCGTCGACAAGGAACTCAGTCTGAAGTCGTGGGAGTTGGCCGAGGTACCGGAAGGGAACGTACAGGTGAGTTGGAAGCCGGAACACACGATACTGCTCGAACGGACGAGCGTCGTAGACGGGATCGATCTCCAGAAGGACATCCTCGGGAGCTAACCGACAGTCGGTCTGGAGGGGACGGAATCCGGCCGTTCCCGGCCTTTCAGTGTTCGATATTTTCGTTCCGCATCGTCTGAATATTGACTTCTATGACGTTCGCCGCGCTGGTGACGAGGTTCGGAACTGCCTCGTGAAAGTCGTCGCCTTGCATCCGACTGGTCGGCTTGGTGAGACTCACAGCACCCAGCACTGTTTCGTTTTTGTCTAAAATCGGAGCGCCGACCGCTCGCGTACCGAATATCTCCTCCTCGTCGTTCAGGGCGTACCCCTGTTCGCGGATCGACGCTAACTCCTCGAAGAGTTCGTCTCTGGAGGTGATGGTCTTTTCAGTTCGCTGTGGGAGTCCCGATTCCGCGATGATCTCCTCGACACGGTCCTCGGGGAGATATGCCAGTATGGCCTTTCCGTACGCTGAACTGTGTAAGTACCCCGGTTTTTCCAGTTTTTTCTCGAAGTAGTTTTTCCCCACGGCGTTCTGCCCGCGAGCCTCGTGCAGGTAGATGAGGTCGCCGTGCTCTTCGGTGACCAGATGAACGTATTCGTCGGTTTCTTCGGCCAGTCGCTCGATCTCTGATCGTCCCGCCTTGAAGAGGACGTTGTGCTTTTTGACGAACTCACCGAGGTTGAGAAAATGCAGCCCGAGGTGGTATTTCCCGTCCCGCTTGACCACGTACTTTTGCTCTTTCAGCGTCGCGAGGTGGGTGTAAACCGTCCCCTTCGGCATATCCAGGTGGTCCGCTAACTCCGTAACGCCGGCACCCTGTAACTTCTCGAGCGTGCGGATTATCTCCCAACTCGTCGCGACGGTCGTCATCGTTCGAGGGGAGCGTTGGTTAGTCATTTGCAAACACGTACCAACCAGAAATACTTAAAATTATCTATCTGTGACTCGAAAAGGCCGACGTGGATCCAATTTTCTGAACGATAATTGTGTATTCTCCACGATATCGGCGGTCAAGTGGTATTTGATTCAGGGTAGAATTACACGACGGAGCAATATCGTTCGTGTATTCCAAACATTTGTCTCACGTGCTATTGTACCAGTATGACGGGGATAGGGACGTACAGGGGCGATATCCGCATCCGCTCTCGTTGATGGACATTACACCACTACTTGTGTAATAGAAATGCTCCCACGGACGCGGTTGGCTTCAGTACCCAGAATTTGTTTTGTTATTCCAAACGTCTCCGAGAGAGAAGTTTCAGTGCGATCTCCGGGGGACGAAACCAGACCGACTGGTCAAACTACGAATAGGGACTCTTCGCCCGGACGCTCGCGGGTCTTCACGGGAATCACTTGTGACGGGTCCGCCGGCGCCGAGGTGCGTGCGTGGCACTAAAATTATATAACTGATGAACCTCATAGACCTCGTATGGTTATCGTGGCTGCAGTCGACCGGTCAGATCAAGCCAGTGCTGTACTGGAAGAAGCCGAGACCCTCGCACAGCGATTCGACGACGTCGTACACGTCCTGCACGTGATGGAGCGGTCGGAGGCGATTCAGGGGGCAGAAGACGGAAACGAGAGGTTGCCGAACCTCCAGGACCGGGCGGCAGCGGTCGCATCGGAACTGATCGAGGAACACCGGCTCAGCACCGACGTGGACGCCGTCGGTCGTATCGGCGATCCGGCGAACAAAATCGTCGAGTACGCCGACGCAGAGGACGCACGGTACGTCGTCGTGAGCCCACAGCAACGCAGTAAGACCGGGAAGGTGCTCTTCGGGAGCGTCGCCCAGTCGGTTCTTTTGAACGCGCACTGCCCGGTGGTTTCCCTGCGGGCACGGTCTCTAGACCAGTAACGTCGAGCGTTCGGATCGAAAGCGATACGAACAGAACATCGGGAGAAGAGAGGTCCACGACGTAGAACGCCTCTCGGTATCCGGAGATCCGAGCGGACGGCACTTCCCGCCCGCGCTCTCCACGTTCTTTCACGAGAGCAATTTGTGGCCGGGTGGGACTCTCGTCGAACTAACATCAATTATATTTAGGTATGTTTATATGTTATGAAGCTGTTCGATGTTCTGTGTCAAGTCAGACGTTGACACGGTAGCAATCAGACCAATCCGACGAACTCAATACAAATTATGACTGATGATACCGTTCGAACATCGTTGAAACAGTTCGTAGACGAGTTAGATCAGGTGATCTTTGGCATCGGAATAACAGTCACCGCCCTCGCTGTGCTCGGTTTCGTTTTCTGGGAGGAAGCGGCGACGACGTTGACGAGTAGTATCAACACGTTCCTGTGGACGGAACTCAGTTGGGCGTATCTCCTGATCATGTTCTGCGCGGTGGTGTTTGTCCTCTTTCTCATATTGGGCCCGTGGGGAAGCATCAAGCTCGGGAAAGAAGACGACGAGCCCGAGTTCGGATACCTGACGTACTTCGTGATGCTGTACTCTGCGGGAACCGCGGCGGGCGTCGTGTTCTGGGGGCCGGCCGAAGCGATCTTCCACTATCAAACCCCCTCGCCGTTCTTCGACGTGGCAGCGGGGAGTTCGCAAGCGGCCGTCGGCGCGATACAGTACAGTTACTTCCACTGGGGGCTCTCGGCCTGGTCGGCGTACATGGTGATCGCGATTCCGATCGCCTACCTGGCCTACAGGTACGACGCCCCGCTGCGCGTTTCCACGCTCATCGCTCCGTTGGTCGGCTTAGACAACCTAGATAACGTGTGGGCGAAGCTGATCGACGTCGTCGCGGTGTTTGCCACTATCGGCGGCGTCGCGACTACTCTCGGACTGGTGGGAAGCCAGTTCCTCGTCGGACTCGACTACGTCACAGGAATCCAGTTGGGCGACGCGGGAACTGTGCTCATGATAACCGGCCTGACGGTCGCGTTCACTCTCTCGGTTTCAGCGGGGATCAAGAAGGGGATACTTCGGATTTCGTACTTCAACATGACGCTGTTTTCGGTTCTCACCGTCGCGGCGTTTGTTTTGGGACCGACGTCCTACATCCTCCTGACCGGAACGCAGGCCCTCGGGAATTACATCGACCAGTTCATCGCGATGAGTTTCTACACCAGCGCCGGGACCGACTCCGGAGCGTGGGTCGGAAACTGGACGATCTTCTTCTGGGCCTGGTGGTTCTCGTGGGCACCGTTCGTCGGGCTGTTCATCGCCCGGATCTCCCGCGGCCGAACGATCCGTGAAGTATCGATTATCGGAGTGTTCGCGTCGACGGGGATCACGGTCCCCTGGTATGCGACGATGGGTGGATCGGCGATCTTCTTCCAGAGCACGGGCGTAGCGGACATCCTCGGCACGATCAGTCAATACGGGGGCGACGAGGCCGCCGCGGGGTATCCCCTGTTCGATGCGCTGCCGTTCGGCGAGGTCCTGATGGTGATGTTTCTGGTCCTCGTCACGACGTTCTTCGTGACCTCTGCGGACTCCTCCACGTTGGCGCTTGGGATGCTGACGACGGGCGGAGAGGAGTCCCCGTCGCTGATCAACCGGGTCATCTGGGGCGGGATCATCGGCCTTCTCGCGTCGGTGCTGATGGTCGCCGGGGGAGTGAACGCGCTGCAGGCCGCAGCGATTATCACGGGCGGTCCGTTCGGGATCGTCGTCCTCGTCTCGATCTATTCGATGATGAAACTGTTCAGTAGTCACTTCGAGGCGATCGATACGAGTTCGACCGCTGTGCGGAGGGAATCGATCGCACAAGACGATTGAGGGGGTTTCCCGGCATACTAATTCACGGTCAGGTAGCAGATTGCGTCGTGGGACGGTGCGGCGCGTCTGAACTAGCAGTCCACTGATTTCTCGGAGTTGTCACGGGCGGCTGAATGACGGAGTGACGCAGCACGAAAGACCGTATCGGCTTTTGACACGGAGTGGCCCGACGTATGAGCTGCTGACGGCGAGGGTCACAGTATCATCGTTGCCGCCCCGATCACTACGCTGACCCCATCAGAGTGCCTATGTGACCAGCACGCGGTCCTGAAATCCCCGCCACTCATTCGAATCGACCAACACCAGCATAATTCGGACTGTCACCGAAATAAAAGTAATTTTCTTACTGTCTCTAAATTGAATTAATCCTAATAATTTGCTTTACTCACCGTTGCATTTAATTAGTTTTTGTCAGTCAGTATAACCCGGAGTATGTTAGCGAAAAGCATACGCACCAGGATTTGGATCGGAGTGTCGCTCTTATTCAACGCCTTCCTCGTTGGGTACGTTTACACGTACACGAACGGAGGGGGTACCGGCCGATTCGTTGCCGGCCTCCCGGAGGCGTTCGTCGTGTTTGTGGTGTTCGTCTTCGGCGTGACCGCTTTCAACACGGCGTACGCGTGGTATTTCCTCGGTAAACCCCCCGTGTCGGAACTGTTCACTCCGGAAGCGCCGGTATCGGAACAGCAGACCTCGCCGGAGAGTGGTGATTAAGTATGCCTTCGTTCTGGGTTTCGATAGGGCTCGTTGTAACGACATTCTACCTGCTATTTCTGTTGTATCTCTCCCACTACGGGTCGAAACTGACGATGGCCGACGTGAGTGACTACTTCGTCGCAGACGGGTCACTGAGTACGCTCATCGTCTTTCTGACCGGGATCGGTACTGCACTCAGTTCGCTCACCTTCCTCGGAAGCGGCGGTCTCACGTACAGTATCGGTATCGCCGGAATCGTCATCCTCGGTGGAATCGTTGTGACCGACTTTCCGGCGATAGTGATCGTCGGCGAGAAGTTCTGGAAGATGAGCCAGAAAGACGAGAAGGACTACGTGACACCGTCGGATCTGCTGTGTGATCGATTCGACGACAGTTCGACAATTCGCGTTATTGTGGCCGCCGTCGCCGTGTTCACTTCCTTCTTTTATATCTCCGTTCAGTTCAAAGGGATGGGCCTCGTGCTTAATCTTCTCAGTGAGGGATTCGTTTCTACCAATATGGGTATCGCGTACGTGGGGCTCTTTATGGGCGTTTATATCGCTATCGGCGGGATGCGCGGGGTCGCTTACACCGACGCACTACAGGCAATATTGCTCTTCGGGGGTATGGCTGTCATCGCTGCTTACGTCGTTATGACCGTCCCGGGCAACATCTACATCCAGGCGGCTCAACAGGCCGAAAAAGTGGCTACGCTAACCTCGAACCCGATTAACCTCTATACCACCGCAGCGGGGTTCGGTCTCTCGATTCCCGTGTGGCCCCATATGTGGGAACGATACTACGCTGCTCGTCGGAAATCCGGTGTCTGGGGGCTCGGGTTTGCCGAAGGCATCGGGGACACCTTCCTCCTGACGCTCTTTGCCGGCCTGATCGGGCTCGCGGGGATCCTCATATTCCCCGGGCTCGAAGGTTCGAGTGCTGACACGGTCATTCTTCGGTTCATTCAGGATATGCCGGGGCCCTTCCTGGGGGTTATGATGGCGGCGGCAGTCGCCGCCGCGATGTCGACGGCCGACTCGATCATTCTGATGCTCGGGTCCATCATCTCGCGTGACATCTATCAGGTGCTCATACAGGGCGATATGCCCGAACAACAGTTGTCGAAATACTCGAAAATCACGTCCGGACTCATCGCGTTCGCCGCACTCCTGTTTGCGACGCGACCGCTCGGTGAGTTCTTCACTTTCCTGCTCGATCTCACCTTCCCGGGATACTTCATACTGCTTCCGGTCGCCATCGCGACGTTCTGGTGGGCGCGCGCGAACAAATACGGTGTCATCGCGGGGCTGATCGCCGGTCTGGGTACTCTGTCATACCTCATATGGACCGGTCAAACTCCACTCGAAGTGTGGATCGGTTTCTGGGGCGGATTGAGTATGACGATCGCACTCATCGTCGTCAGTCTCGCGACGCCGTCACCGCCTGAAGACCGCGTGCAGGAGTTCGTCTACGAGATGCAGGAAACCTCACCGGATCTATCTTCGCAAGTAGATCCAGCGGACGACTGAGAAGGATCCGTGTAGCCGGTCGGGACAGGACAGAGCAGAACGAGATCGGACGGGTCTCGATCCATCAGGACGATTGCGCCTCACGAACCGAGGTGTGAAATTCTACGCTACTCCTTGTGAGTCACCCCGTGCGTCACGATTCCCGGCGGAGTAAGCGGGGAGTGTAATTTTGCCTGCGACAGCGATCCGTCTGAACAATATGATCAAATCGACGCCCGCCGGTTCTGCCGATTTCAACGAGTGGAGTGAACGACTCGGCTGATGCTTCCAAGTGGCTCTGATACTGCCGCTGGAACTTCGCAGAGGCCCCCGGTGGATCGGTGCCCGGACTGTTTCACGGACTTCTGTCCGACGGCAACTACTCGAATTCCGTCTCGATCGCGTTGATGAGCGCGCCGATGACGTCGTCGACGACCCGCCGACCGACGTCGGCGGTTCCATACGTGGCTCGGTAGAAAACGCCACTGTCCGGGATCGTCTCCGCGGGTGCCGGCTTGACGATGTGCGGTGGGGTCCTCTCCGCCTCGTCGTCCACTATTTCGTCCTCTCGCACGAGCTCCGGTCGGAAGTGACGCATCAGCGCCGTCTCGATGACCCCGGCGTGTTCTTTCTCCCAGCCCGGAAACCCACCGGGAACCTCTTCGAATATCTCGTCTCGGAGCGACGGCGACAGCAGATCCCACCAGCTCGCGATGAGGAACGTCGCCTGCGTGCCGCGTTCGATCTGGCGGTCGATGGCTTCTCGGATCGGGTACTCGTTCTCGTAGTGCCCGTTGAAGAAGACGATTTTCCTCGCCCCATCGCGTTCGAGGTCACCGATGACGTCCTGGATCTGTCGTCGGAGGGTCCCCCCGTGAACGCTCGTCGTCCCGACGAACTCGGATCCACCGCCGCTTCCGGGCTGGGACTTCGCACCGTACTGTATCGTCGGCGCGACGATGCCGTCTACGCGCTCGGCCGTCCGCTCCGAGAATTCGGTCGGGATTATCGAATCAACGTTCATCGGCAGTCCCGGACCGTGCTGTTCGGTACTCCCCACGGGGACGAAAATGGGGACGCGTTCGATCCTTCGATCGTACTCCTCCCACGTCATATCGCTCATACGGACCGCTGAGTGGCCAGTAGTCATACGACAGAAGTGTATCGTTCTTTCTAATAAAATCTGGTGTGGAGTTCGGACCGCGCGCCGATGGTTGCGGGTTGGATTCGGCTCGAATCAGGGGCGGTGAAAGTCGATATCGGTACTCTCCGCTCCGAACTGGACCGTCGTTTCGCTCGGCTGAGTCCGTGCGACCGGGACCCCGTCTTTCAAGACCAGCCGCCGGGGAGGTCGCGTTCGCAACGTATCGAACGCGCTGAAACTGTCATACACGACGAGTGATCCTTCGTCGCCCGGTTCGAGCCCGTAGTTTTCTGCGCCGAAGATGCTCGAGTTCGCCACCGTCAGCATATCCCAGATCGTCTGGACGTCGTCGTACCCGCTCATCTGCGCGTAGTGAATCAAGACGTACGCGGCGTCGAGAGGGTCGGCCTTCCCGTAGTGATACCAGGGGT from Halobellus limi includes the following:
- a CDS encoding ABC transporter ATP-binding protein translates to MSDTNDPLTRSEQPGESGSSRPMLEVSGLTKIYPDGTLAVDDIDFTVEAGDFCVIIGPSGCGKSTTLHSLVGNLDVTAGAVSLDGVEITDQPTHNRDIGLVFQDFQLFPHLSVSENVEYGLSQLGIDDREKRRRTERLLKMMQLEGLADREPEELSAGQKQRVALARSLVLEPKLLLLDEPLGDMDYKLQKRMERELLRVHREFDTTFVYVTHDQTQAMRLADQIIVMNDGQVEQSGSVAEIYNSPNTAFVSAFVGDSNTFTGTLEEEHLDGSVTIGTALGSFEASPDNLHSPVGGLLGSEMSFSVRPQHMSLSGEYANTLDCRVKDVLWNPGSSTQVLLEVQAEGVDKELSLKSWELAEVPEGNVQVSWKPEHTILLERTSVVDGIDLQKDILGS
- a CDS encoding IclR family transcriptional regulator, which translates into the protein MTTVATSWEIIRTLEKLQGAGVTELADHLDMPKGTVYTHLATLKEQKYVVKRDGKYHLGLHFLNLGEFVKKHNVLFKAGRSEIERLAEETDEYVHLVTEEHGDLIYLHEARGQNAVGKNYFEKKLEKPGYLHSSAYGKAILAYLPEDRVEEIIAESGLPQRTEKTITSRDELFEELASIREQGYALNDEEEIFGTRAVGAPILDKNETVLGAVSLTKPTSRMQGDDFHEAVPNLVTSAANVIEVNIQTMRNENIEH
- a CDS encoding universal stress protein; protein product: MVIVAAVDRSDQASAVLEEAETLAQRFDDVVHVLHVMERSEAIQGAEDGNERLPNLQDRAAAVASELIEEHRLSTDVDAVGRIGDPANKIVEYADAEDARYVVVSPQQRSKTGKVLFGSVAQSVLLNAHCPVVSLRARSLDQ
- a CDS encoding BCCT family transporter, with protein sequence MTDDTVRTSLKQFVDELDQVIFGIGITVTALAVLGFVFWEEAATTLTSSINTFLWTELSWAYLLIMFCAVVFVLFLILGPWGSIKLGKEDDEPEFGYLTYFVMLYSAGTAAGVVFWGPAEAIFHYQTPSPFFDVAAGSSQAAVGAIQYSYFHWGLSAWSAYMVIAIPIAYLAYRYDAPLRVSTLIAPLVGLDNLDNVWAKLIDVVAVFATIGGVATTLGLVGSQFLVGLDYVTGIQLGDAGTVLMITGLTVAFTLSVSAGIKKGILRISYFNMTLFSVLTVAAFVLGPTSYILLTGTQALGNYIDQFIAMSFYTSAGTDSGAWVGNWTIFFWAWWFSWAPFVGLFIARISRGRTIREVSIIGVFASTGITVPWYATMGGSAIFFQSTGVADILGTISQYGGDEAAAGYPLFDALPFGEVLMVMFLVLVTTFFVTSADSSTLALGMLTTGGEESPSLINRVIWGGIIGLLASVLMVAGGVNALQAAAIITGGPFGIVVLVSIYSMMKLFSSHFEAIDTSSTAVRRESIAQDD
- a CDS encoding sodium:solute symporter family protein, with amino-acid sequence MPSFWVSIGLVVTTFYLLFLLYLSHYGSKLTMADVSDYFVADGSLSTLIVFLTGIGTALSSLTFLGSGGLTYSIGIAGIVILGGIVVTDFPAIVIVGEKFWKMSQKDEKDYVTPSDLLCDRFDDSSTIRVIVAAVAVFTSFFYISVQFKGMGLVLNLLSEGFVSTNMGIAYVGLFMGVYIAIGGMRGVAYTDALQAILLFGGMAVIAAYVVMTVPGNIYIQAAQQAEKVATLTSNPINLYTTAAGFGLSIPVWPHMWERYYAARRKSGVWGLGFAEGIGDTFLLTLFAGLIGLAGILIFPGLEGSSADTVILRFIQDMPGPFLGVMMAAAVAAAMSTADSIILMLGSIISRDIYQVLIQGDMPEQQLSKYSKITSGLIAFAALLFATRPLGEFFTFLLDLTFPGYFILLPVAIATFWWARANKYGVIAGLIAGLGTLSYLIWTGQTPLEVWIGFWGGLSMTIALIVVSLATPSPPEDRVQEFVYEMQETSPDLSSQVDPADD
- a CDS encoding creatininase, with amino-acid sequence MSDMTWEEYDRRIERVPIFVPVGSTEQHGPGLPMNVDSIIPTEFSERTAERVDGIVAPTIQYGAKSQPGSGGGSEFVGTTSVHGGTLRRQIQDVIGDLERDGARKIVFFNGHYENEYPIREAIDRQIERGTQATFLIASWWDLLSPSLRDEIFEEVPGGFPGWEKEHAGVIETALMRHFRPELVREDEIVDDEAERTPPHIVKPAPAETIPDSGVFYRATYGTADVGRRVVDDVIGALINAIETEFE